The Acidobacteriota bacterium DNA window CCCCCACCGCCGCGCCGCCCCTCTTCGGAACGCCGAGGGCGGCACCCGATCCCCCCGCCGTCGAGGAAGCGGCGCGGATCTGGTGCGCCGGGCGGAGGCGGCTGGTGATCGCCGGGCCGGCTCCACCCGGCTTCGCCGCGGCGGCCCGCGCCGCCGCCCGCCTCGCCGCGGAGACGCCCGCGGTCCTCGCCGCCGAGGCGACGAGCCAGCTCCGCCACCACCCGCAGCGCGATCCGGGACTCGCGTTGGACGGCCTGGAGTGGCTCGCGGCCCCGGGCGGTTTCCTCGACCGCCAGCCGCCGGAGGCGGTCCTGCTCCTGCACGGCGCTCCGGCGGGACGGTGGACGCTGGGCTGGCTCGAGCGGACGCCGGCCCGCCTTCTGGTGGCGGCGCCCCGATGGTGCGATCCGGTCAACCGTGCGGAGGCGGTGCTCGTGGGCGATCCCGAGGCGGCGCTGGACCTCCTGGCCGAGGCTTCGCGCCGGCTCCGGCCCGCCGGCGCCGACACCGAGTGGCTCGGCGCCGTTCGCGAGGCCGACGCCCGCGCGTGGCGCGGGGTCGAACAGGCGCTCCGCGGCGGCGGGCCCATGCCGGAACCGGCCGCGGTGGCCGAGGTGCTGGGTGCCCTCCCGGACGGCGCTCAGATCCAGCTGGGCAACAGCCTCGCCGTCCGCCTCGCCGACATCGCCGCCCCCGGAAGCCACCGGGCGCTGACCGTGCTGCACCAGCGCGGCGCCTCCGGAATCGACGGGTTCGTCTCCTCGGCCGCGGGGGCCGCCGCCGCCACGGGACGGCCGACGGTGGCGCTCGGCGGGGACCTGAGCTTCGCCCACGACGCCGGGGGATTGGCCGCCGCCCGTGCGGTGCGCGTTCCGCTCGTCCTGGCGGTGCTCGCCAACGGCGGCGGGCGCCTGTTCGACCTCCTCCCGGTCGCCGCCCGCGCCGACCTCGAAAAGGAGTATCGGGACCGCTTCCGCTGCCCGACGCCGATCGACTTCGCCGCCCTCGCCGCCGCCTACGGCCTGCCCCACCGACGCGCCGCCACGCGGAACGAGGTGCGGGCCGCCCTCGAGGAAGCGCTCGGCCGGCCCGGACCGACGCTGGTGGAGATCGTTCCCGATCCGCCGGGGGCGCGCGCCTTCCTGGAGGGCGCGGCGCGCCGGTCCTGACCGGTGCCCATGGGTGCGAAGCGCTGCGCGACGGGATGACAGGGAGGAATGTCGGCCCGGTCTCGCGGCCATCGGGCGACCCGAGGCCGCAAGCTCCGGGCGCTCGGCGGCTCGGATGCCGGAAGGACCTCGGGGATGCGCCCGGACGAAAAGACGCGCGCCGCGGAAACTCGGGTGGGACCACCGCCGTCGGTTCCCACCCCGCGGGCCTTCCCCTCCGGTGCGGCCGAACGCCGGCGGGCGGCGCTCCACCTGCGGGTGCGGGGCCGCTCCGGCCGCGGCGTTCCCCTCGTGCTGCTCCACGGATTCACCGGAGCGGCGGAGGCGTGGGGCGCGGTCGTCGCGCACCTGCGCTGGCCGGGACCGGTGGCGGCGGTCGATCTTCCCGGCCACCACCCCGCGAGCCTCGTCCTGCCGGGCGAGGATTTCGTCGCCGCCGTCGACCGCCTCGCTGCGGCGCTTCGCCGGGAAGGGCTCGCCCCGGCAGCGGTGGCGGGCTATTCGATGGGAGGCCGGCTCGCTCTCGGGCTCGCGGCGCGCCATCCCCACCTGCCGCGGCTGCTGGTCGCGATCGGAGCCCATCCCGGGCTTTCCCGCGCCGAGGCCAGGGAGCGGAGGCGACGGGACGCGGCGATGGCGAAGCGGATCGCGGCGGGGCCGATCGAGCGCTTCGTGGAGGAATGGGAGGCCCTGCCCCTGTTCGCCTCACAGAGGCGCCGGCCGCCGGAGGCGCTCGCCCGCCAGCGCGCGTGGCGCCTCCGCCACCGTCCTCGGGCGCTGGCGCGCGCCCTCGCCGCCCTCGGCCCCGGCCGCCAGCCCGACCTCCGCCGCGCCCTCGCGCGGTTTCCGGGACGGCTCGTCGCCCTCGCCGGATCGGAGGACCGGCGCTACGCCGAGCTGGCGCGGGAGATCGCCGGACTCGCTCCGCGCGGCCGGTTCGTCGTCGTACCGGGCTCGGGTCACAATCTCCTCCTCGAGGCGCCCGCCGCCGTCGCGAGGGAGATCGAGCGGGAGCGCCGCGCGGAGGAGACGAACCGATGAGCCTGCCGGACTGGACACCGCAACCCGGCTTCGAGGACATCCGATACGACAAGGCCCCCGAGGGGATCGCCAAGATCACGATCGCCCGGCCCCACGTGCGGAACGCCTTCCGCCCGCAGACGATCCGGGAAATGCAGCGCGCCTTCGAGGACGCCCG harbors:
- a CDS encoding alpha/beta fold hydrolase produces the protein MSARSRGHRATRGRKLRALGGSDAGRTSGMRPDEKTRAAETRVGPPPSVPTPRAFPSGAAERRRAALHLRVRGRSGRGVPLVLLHGFTGAAEAWGAVVAHLRWPGPVAAVDLPGHHPASLVLPGEDFVAAVDRLAAALRREGLAPAAVAGYSMGGRLALGLAARHPHLPRLLVAIGAHPGLSRAEARERRRRDAAMAKRIAAGPIERFVEEWEALPLFASQRRRPPEALARQRAWRLRHRPRALARALAALGPGRQPDLRRALARFPGRLVALAGSEDRRYAELAREIAGLAPRGRFVVVPGSGHNLLLEAPAAVAREIERERRAEETNR